The region CTGATGGCAGTTTCTGCATTCGGAACAAAACCATCTTTCGGGATTACATAATGTGTTCCATTTATATACTTCTCTCTTACTTCTCCTTGTGGACACATACTATCATAAGTGAAAACGAAAAGTGCGAACGATAATAAAATTGAGAAATATTTCTGTATCATACTCTTATTTTACCAATTACACTCACCATTCTTAGGCGCGGTTCGTATTTCTTAATTAATCCTTTCGGAGTTCCCAAGTAAATAGGAAGGGCAAGTACATCTCCATACGCTTTATCTGGCTCTGAAAAGTTCTCGTCATCATAGCCTATATCATCATCGCCGTGTGTGTGATATATACCGGCTAGGTTCCCTCTCGGAGTCGGTCCTGGACTGGATGCATGCTCACCACCCCTCTTTGGTGTTGTATAAGAATATGTACCATCAGGAAATTCGCCCACGCAAAAAAATGGTACATATATTATAGTAGTATCCTCATAAATCCAGCCTGCATACTCAACTCCTTCTTTTATACTTCTTTTTAAAATGTCTCTAATGGCTGCCTTCGCGGCAGCGTCGGCGCTTTTATATTTATCTCCTGGCTTCAAACCATCTGCATCACATAGTATCAATGGTTTATTCCCACAATACACATACCAATTTCTTCCATCTTTTGCGATGTCACGGCTTATAAACCGCCCGATGCTCGGGTCGTAATAGCGATGACCTAACAGCAGCAACCCGGAATCCGAATCCGATTGATAACCAAAATGCCCCCCGTATCCGAAAGGTCCGCTCCAACTTCCCGTCTCGGATACCACGTTCCCGAAAGCATCGTATCCCTTCGTCGCATCGAAGCTTTGCGAGACTTTGCAAAGAAGCCGTCCGTTCGTAGACATCGGCACGAAATCCCTCGAATCTGGAATATGGATATTTTATCACCGAATTTTATCACCGAGCGATAAACAAAAAAACCGGTTCCCCTTGCGAAGCAGGGGGAACCTTCGAGGAGGGGGTCGAAATCCTGCTAATTTGCGCCGTAAAATTCCGCACCGAAAGCCATGGGAGTGTAATTCGTCGCCCCGAAGTACACATCATGAATTACCATATTCTTTCTTTTCGATCTCTTGAAAAACCTTGTCCAAATAATTCACAAGAAATGTCACTTCTTTACATTCAAATCCTTCGAGCGCTTCTCGATCTTGAAGCCCTATAAGAATGTTTAAAAAAAGTTCTAATCTTTTTCGGTCCTCCTTGTCACGTCCGTAAAACACAAGGTCAGAAGTAAAACCATTATTCCCATCGAACAAACGCGCAATATCCCCTTCGCAGATTTCTTCTAAAACCCTTGCAACGTGAAAACCTGCCAAAAATAGGATACGCGTGCGTACTGTGCTTAACATTTCTGCAGGATGCCCATCTAACCTGAGATTTACAATATGCTTTATTGCACGTTCAGAGCCAGTTTGTAGAAAAATCTTTTCCAGAGCGAATGGAAGCGGGGTTTTCACGTCTTCTTCCCTAGTCAATCCCATCTCCATCTTCGAAGCCTTTGCAACACCATCAATGAAATCTGCATACCCGAAACGCAAAGCCGCCCAATAGTTAAAAGCAATTACATCAACAGGATTTTCGATATTTTTCATAAATCTTTTTGCTTCTTCGGGCGTTGTAATCCTATCCAACGAAATCGGAAATTTTGAAGTTGTTGTAAGATAGGCAATTCGAAGAGCACGCATATCCTCGTCGGAGAGAACTACCTGCTCTTTTTGTTGGCTTGCACAAGAAATGCAA is a window of Fimbriimonadales bacterium DNA encoding:
- a CDS encoding DUF4329 domain-containing protein, giving the protein MSTNGRLLCKVSQSFDATKGYDAFGNVVSETGSWSGPFGYGGHFGYQSDSDSGLLLLGHRYYDPSIGRFISRDIAKDGRNWYVYCGNKPLILCDADGLKPGDKYKSADAAAKAAIRDILKRSIKEGVEYAGWIYEDTTIIYVPFFCVGEFPDGTYSYTTPKRGGEHASSPGPTPRGNLAGIYHTHGDDDIGYDDENFSEPDKAYGDVLALPIYLGTPKGLIKKYEPRLRMVSVIGKIRV